One region of Hydrogenispora ethanolica genomic DNA includes:
- a CDS encoding TSUP family transporter produces MLTIMGLCLAGFVAAFVDSIAGGGGLISIPAFLLAGVPPHFALGTNKFAATAASLTSSIKYARSAKINRRLLLYLAPLTLVGAVLGVKTVVRLDQQLLQTLVLVMIIGVGAYSLFSRQMGLADRFRGIDRPKLLWGMLLALGLGFYDGFFGPGTGSFLIFGLIGIYGFDFINAGGNARVLNFVSNVTSLVLFAWLGKIDYRYGVPVALAMMVGAQLGTMLALQKGVKLIKPIFVAMSLAVAVKILWGLVQS; encoded by the coding sequence ATCAGCATCCCCGCTTTTTTGCTGGCCGGGGTGCCGCCCCATTTCGCGCTGGGGACCAACAAATTCGCCGCCACCGCAGCTTCGCTGACCAGTTCGATCAAGTATGCCCGGTCGGCCAAGATTAACCGCCGGCTACTCCTGTATCTGGCGCCACTGACGCTGGTCGGGGCGGTGCTCGGCGTCAAGACCGTGGTCCGTCTCGACCAGCAGCTGTTGCAGACCCTGGTCCTGGTGATGATCATCGGGGTCGGAGCCTACAGCCTGTTCTCACGGCAGATGGGCTTGGCGGACCGCTTCCGGGGGATCGACCGGCCCAAGCTGCTCTGGGGAATGCTGCTGGCCCTGGGGCTTGGATTTTATGACGGCTTCTTCGGGCCGGGGACCGGTTCCTTCCTGATCTTCGGCTTGATCGGGATTTACGGTTTTGACTTTATCAACGCCGGCGGCAACGCCCGGGTGCTGAATTTTGTGAGCAACGTCACCTCGCTGGTCCTCTTCGCCTGGCTGGGCAAGATTGATTACCGTTACGGCGTGCCGGTGGCTCTGGCGATGATGGTCGGGGCGCAGCTCGGCACGATGCTGGCGTTGCAAAAAGGGGTTAAGCTGATTAAGCCGATCTTCGTTGCGATGTCGTTGGCGGTGGCGGTGAAGATCCTGTGGGGACTGGTTCAGAGTTAG